The proteins below are encoded in one region of Tessaracoccus aquimaris:
- a CDS encoding cytochrome c oxidase subunit 4, translating into MKAEKWVFWFIFLFFLVVTPVYYFMSREIAGTFVLGFTGLLGGMIAGYLTLTARSFDPRPEDRPDAEVYEAAGNVGFFAPKSMWPFWCALVVAVLALGPAMHQAWITLVGVGIGIWALSGWVLEFYRGDYKH; encoded by the coding sequence GTGAAGGCCGAGAAGTGGGTCTTTTGGTTCATTTTCCTCTTCTTCCTGGTAGTCACCCCCGTCTACTACTTCATGTCGCGTGAGATCGCGGGCACCTTCGTGCTCGGCTTCACTGGGCTGCTGGGTGGCATGATCGCGGGCTACCTGACGTTGACGGCGCGCAGCTTCGATCCTCGCCCTGAGGATCGCCCCGACGCTGAGGTGTACGAGGCGGCTGGCAACGTCGGCTTCTTCGCGCCGAAGTCCATGTGGCCCTTCTGGTGCGCCCTCGTCGTCGCGGTCCTCGCGCTCGGCCCGGCGATGCACCAGGCGTGGATCACGCTGGTGGGCGTCGGCATCGGCATCTGGGCGCTGTCCGGCTGGGTGCTGGAGTTCTACCGAGGCGACTACAAGCACTGA
- a CDS encoding PspA/IM30 family protein yields the protein MASIFERIALVFRSKANKALDKYEDPRETLDYSYQKQLELLQNVRRGVADVATSRKRVELQATKLNSEVERLQNAAQRALESNREDLAREALTRKGGLQTQLDDLQTQHAALQGEEEKLVRASSRLQAKVDAFRTRKETIKATYSAAEAQTRINEAFTGISEEMGDVGLAIQRAEDKTLQLQARASAVDELLASGALEDPTGTVKDDITRELDSLASDNAVENELAAMKAQLTGGPAARPELQAGQAPAQAAPAQAAPAQQAPAQSAASADEWPAQESQS from the coding sequence GTGGCAAGCATCTTTGAACGCATCGCTCTGGTCTTCAGGTCGAAGGCGAATAAGGCCCTCGACAAGTACGAAGATCCACGAGAGACGCTCGACTACTCGTACCAGAAGCAGCTTGAACTGCTCCAGAACGTGCGCAGGGGCGTGGCCGATGTCGCCACCAGCCGCAAGCGCGTCGAACTGCAGGCCACCAAGCTCAACTCCGAGGTGGAGCGGCTGCAGAACGCGGCACAGCGCGCGCTGGAGTCCAACCGTGAGGACCTCGCCCGCGAGGCGCTGACCCGCAAGGGCGGCCTGCAGACGCAGCTCGACGACCTCCAGACCCAGCACGCCGCACTCCAGGGGGAGGAGGAGAAGCTGGTGCGCGCCAGCTCCCGCCTCCAGGCCAAGGTCGACGCGTTCCGCACCCGCAAGGAGACCATCAAGGCCACGTACTCGGCCGCCGAGGCACAGACCCGGATCAACGAGGCCTTCACCGGCATCTCCGAGGAGATGGGCGACGTCGGCCTGGCGATCCAGCGCGCAGAGGACAAGACCCTGCAGCTGCAGGCCCGCGCGTCCGCCGTCGACGAGCTGCTCGCCTCCGGCGCGCTCGAGGACCCGACCGGCACGGTCAAGGACGACATCACCCGCGAGCTCGACTCGCTTGCCTCGGACAACGCCGTCGAGAACGAGCTGGCCGCGATGAAGGCGCAGCTCACCGGCGGCCCCGCCGCCCGTCCCGAGCTGCAGGCCGGTCAGGCTCCGGCACAGGCTGCGCCCGCACAGGCCGCGCCCGCGCAGCAGGCGCCCGCACAGTCGGCGGCCAGCGCGGACGAGTGGCCTGCACAGGAGTCGCAGTCATGA
- the ctaD gene encoding cytochrome c oxidase subunit I yields MRPHVRPSETIMKYLTTTDHKVIGNMYFVTAFIFFGIGGLLALGIRAELANPGMQFMNFETFNQFFTMHGTIMLLMFATPMFAGFANAILPLQLGAPDVAFPKLNGFAYWLYLFGSIMACAGFASPGGAASFGWFAYAPLSNSIHSPGVGHDLWIMGLYLLGLSSILGSVNFVTTIITMRAPGLTMFRMPIFSWNILVTSLMVLICFPVLAVGLLVLESDRVLGSHVLDPSSGGAVLWQHLFWFFGHPEVYVVALPFFGIITEVLSAFSRKPVFGYYGLVFATLAIGALSISVWAHHMFVTGAVNLPFFSFMTFMIAVPTGVKYFNWIGTIWRGSLTLNTSMTFAIGFLTTFLFGGLTGIILASPALDFPVSDTYFVVAHFHYVLFGTVVFAMFAGFYYWWPKFTGRMLNETWGKIHFWILFVGFHTTFLVQHWLGVEGMQRRIADYGAWEGFTLLNQISTFGAFLLGVSMIPFLWNVWITRKSPKVTVNDPWGWGRSLEWATSCPPPRHNFTSLPRVRSNSPALDLARPELANHDHEADPGELLDRDADELEGAAK; encoded by the coding sequence GTGAGGCCGCACGTCCGCCCGAGCGAGACGATCATGAAGTACCTGACGACGACCGACCACAAGGTCATCGGCAACATGTACTTCGTCACGGCGTTCATCTTCTTCGGCATCGGCGGCCTGCTGGCGCTCGGCATCCGTGCCGAGCTCGCCAACCCCGGCATGCAGTTCATGAACTTCGAGACGTTCAACCAGTTCTTCACCATGCACGGCACGATCATGTTGCTGATGTTCGCGACCCCGATGTTCGCGGGCTTCGCCAACGCGATCCTGCCGCTGCAACTCGGCGCGCCCGACGTGGCGTTCCCGAAGCTGAACGGCTTCGCCTACTGGCTGTACCTGTTCGGCTCGATCATGGCCTGCGCGGGCTTCGCCAGCCCCGGCGGTGCGGCAAGCTTCGGCTGGTTCGCCTACGCCCCGCTGTCCAACTCGATCCACTCTCCCGGCGTCGGCCACGACCTGTGGATCATGGGTCTGTACCTGCTTGGCCTCTCGTCGATCCTCGGCTCGGTGAACTTCGTCACCACCATCATCACGATGCGCGCCCCCGGCCTGACGATGTTCCGGATGCCGATCTTCTCCTGGAACATCCTCGTCACGTCGCTGATGGTCCTGATCTGCTTCCCCGTGCTCGCCGTCGGCCTGCTCGTGTTGGAGTCCGATCGTGTCCTCGGCAGCCACGTGCTCGATCCATCCTCCGGCGGCGCGGTGCTGTGGCAGCACCTGTTCTGGTTCTTCGGCCACCCCGAGGTATACGTCGTCGCGCTGCCGTTCTTCGGCATCATCACCGAGGTACTCAGCGCCTTCAGCCGCAAGCCGGTCTTCGGCTACTACGGCCTGGTGTTCGCGACCCTGGCGATCGGCGCGCTGTCGATCTCCGTGTGGGCGCACCACATGTTCGTCACCGGCGCGGTGAACCTGCCGTTCTTCTCGTTCATGACCTTCATGATCGCGGTGCCGACAGGCGTGAAGTACTTCAACTGGATCGGCACGATCTGGCGTGGCTCATTGACATTGAATACGTCGATGACGTTCGCCATCGGCTTCCTCACCACGTTCCTGTTCGGTGGCCTCACGGGCATCATCCTCGCCTCCCCGGCGCTGGACTTCCCCGTCTCCGACACCTACTTCGTGGTGGCGCACTTCCACTACGTGCTGTTCGGCACCGTGGTGTTCGCGATGTTCGCGGGCTTCTACTACTGGTGGCCGAAGTTCACGGGCCGGATGCTCAACGAGACCTGGGGCAAGATCCACTTCTGGATCCTGTTCGTCGGCTTCCACACCACCTTCCTCGTCCAGCACTGGCTCGGCGTCGAGGGCATGCAGCGACGCATCGCCGACTACGGCGCCTGGGAGGGCTTCACGCTGCTCAACCAGATCTCCACATTCGGCGCGTTCCTGCTCGGCGTCAGCATGATCCCGTTCCTATGGAACGTGTGGATCACGCGAAAGTCGCCGAAGGTGACGGTCAACGACCCGTGGGGATGGGGCCGTTCGCTCGAGTGGGCGACCTCCTGCCCGCCGCCGCGTCACAACTTCACCAGCCTCCCGCGCGTCCGCTCGAACAGCCCCGCGCTCGACCTTGCCCGGCCTGAACTGGCCAACCACGACCATGAGGCCGACCCGGGCGAGTTGCTCGACCGTGACGCCGACGAGCTTGAAGGAGCCGCGAAGTGA
- the pspAA gene encoding PspA-associated protein PspAA, protein MIVRIMGHGQWVLQPEDLIELNELDRVLEQRVQADDEPGMIEALQALGDGVRRLGVEVPEDVSVESDLVLPDVDVSLADVRELLKSTSEYYGLIPDAESDLNEGDEESASL, encoded by the coding sequence ATGATCGTGAGGATCATGGGCCACGGCCAGTGGGTCCTGCAGCCCGAGGACCTGATCGAACTCAACGAGCTCGACCGTGTCCTCGAGCAGCGGGTCCAGGCCGACGACGAGCCCGGCATGATCGAGGCGCTGCAGGCGTTGGGCGACGGCGTGCGAAGGCTCGGTGTCGAGGTGCCCGAAGACGTCAGCGTCGAGTCCGACCTGGTGTTGCCGGACGTCGACGTGTCCCTTGCGGACGTGCGCGAACTGTTGAAGTCCACCAGCGAGTACTACGGGCTGATCCCCGACGCGGAGAGTGACCTCAACGAGGGCGACGAGGAGTCGGCCAGCCTGTGA
- the coxB gene encoding cytochrome c oxidase subunit II, producing MSRIPAPSRRRKTRIGLIAAAPLMLVGLSACSGQFARFGLPEAASAEAPNVGNLWVGAWIASLAVGALVWGLIGWAVVRYRRKEGDAPAPRQTTYHLPLELLYTLVPFLIIGVLFFYTVKASDAMVEQNREPDTTINVIGQKWSWTFSYMEADNPDVGTDAHTIGTVESLPDLYLPVDHTVRINLESADVIHSFWVPNFYFKRDVIPGHPNSFDVTPNRLGTYDGKCAELCGEKHALMLFKVHIVTEEEYEAKVKEIAATGGAGERKLAEALQATLPTAAPQEHK from the coding sequence GTGAGTCGCATTCCTGCGCCATCACGTCGACGAAAGACCCGCATCGGGCTCATCGCCGCGGCCCCTTTGATGCTCGTCGGCTTGTCGGCGTGCTCCGGCCAGTTCGCGCGGTTCGGCCTCCCAGAGGCAGCCAGCGCGGAAGCACCCAATGTCGGCAACCTGTGGGTCGGCGCCTGGATCGCCTCCCTGGCGGTCGGCGCCCTCGTGTGGGGCTTGATCGGTTGGGCCGTCGTCCGCTACCGCCGCAAGGAGGGGGACGCGCCGGCGCCACGGCAGACGACCTACCACCTGCCGTTGGAGTTGCTCTACACGCTGGTCCCGTTCCTGATCATCGGCGTGCTGTTCTTCTACACGGTCAAGGCCTCCGATGCCATGGTCGAGCAGAACCGCGAGCCTGACACCACCATCAACGTGATCGGTCAGAAGTGGTCGTGGACGTTCTCCTACATGGAGGCGGACAACCCCGACGTCGGCACCGACGCCCACACCATCGGCACGGTCGAGTCGCTTCCCGACCTGTACCTGCCGGTCGACCACACCGTGCGGATCAACCTCGAGTCCGCAGACGTGATCCACTCGTTCTGGGTGCCGAACTTCTACTTCAAGAGGGACGTCATCCCGGGCCACCCCAACTCGTTCGACGTCACGCCGAACCGCCTCGGAACCTATGACGGCAAGTGCGCCGAACTGTGTGGCGAGAAGCACGCCCTGATGCTCTTCAAGGTGCACATCGTCACCGAAGAGGAGTACGAGGCAAAGGTCAAGGAGATCGCGGCCACCGGCGGAGCAGGCGAGCGCAAGCTGGCCGAGGCGCTGCAGGCCACCCTTCCCACCGCCGCACCTCAGGAGCACAAGTGA
- a CDS encoding glycerate kinase — MRVVIASDALAGLEPAASSEVIARAFAERGVSVAVVPLAATGRALREGIATSAPDHVVAAPSTSEDLGDLLRGDPARLVLDLTAIRVDDLGRGALVGADPAAELAEIARRWRARELVALVPDDQVGQEFTGLNGFASTQLRSEGADLTAVLAADAEAGRWAALLGIDPAPGAGAARGLGLLVQGAGGTVTDPLSFLVDRFGLAATIAQADLVVTGAESLDFHALGGPVVKRVAAMASEALRPVIAVVGRNFVSARELRLGGFETAYPLVPGGSEENPTPERLAEVAAHVARTWQW, encoded by the coding sequence GTGAGAGTCGTCATCGCCTCCGACGCCTTGGCGGGCCTTGAGCCCGCAGCGTCGTCGGAGGTCATTGCGCGAGCCTTCGCGGAGCGCGGTGTCTCCGTCGCCGTGGTGCCACTGGCTGCCACGGGACGGGCGCTCCGCGAAGGCATCGCCACATCTGCCCCCGACCACGTGGTGGCCGCGCCGTCGACGTCCGAGGACCTCGGCGACCTCCTGCGCGGTGACCCGGCCCGCCTGGTTCTCGATCTGACGGCGATCCGCGTCGACGACCTCGGTCGCGGCGCGCTCGTCGGCGCAGACCCTGCCGCGGAACTCGCAGAGATCGCGCGGCGGTGGCGCGCCCGCGAACTCGTCGCCCTGGTGCCAGACGACCAGGTCGGCCAGGAGTTCACGGGGCTCAACGGCTTTGCCTCCACGCAGTTGCGCTCCGAGGGGGCTGATCTGACAGCGGTGCTGGCCGCCGACGCGGAGGCCGGCCGCTGGGCGGCGCTCCTCGGTATCGACCCTGCACCAGGGGCGGGCGCTGCCCGCGGCCTCGGGCTGCTCGTGCAGGGCGCCGGCGGCACGGTCACCGACCCGCTGTCCTTCCTCGTCGACCGCTTCGGCCTCGCCGCGACCATCGCGCAGGCCGACCTCGTCGTCACGGGCGCCGAGTCGCTCGACTTCCACGCGCTCGGAGGCCCCGTCGTCAAGCGGGTCGCCGCGATGGCGTCCGAGGCGCTCCGCCCGGTGATCGCCGTCGTCGGACGCAACTTCGTGTCCGCGCGGGAGCTGCGCCTGGGGGGCTTCGAGACGGCCTATCCGCTGGTTCCCGGCGGTTCGGAGGAGAATCCGACCCCCGAGCGACTCGCCGAGGTCGCGGCACATGTTGCCCGCACCTGGCAGTGGTGA
- a CDS encoding DUF3043 domain-containing protein — MGLFRPYERKDGADTRDQIATLTPKGQKAAAKAAAKDANEAAPVVEDAPEESTKIQVTRTKANATRSRRQAEADRMERLHPTLTPKEQRKAASRAREDARVQALDKQERSPQRQLARDYVDTRWTINEFMLPIFILLMAASMATMSNITLSSYILMGMWVVIGMVVINTFLLWRGYKKLLAERHPSASPKGLLFYLFNRSIMIRRFRQPGPRIKRGDPI, encoded by the coding sequence GTGGGACTGTTTCGCCCATACGAGCGCAAGGACGGCGCCGACACGCGCGACCAGATCGCGACCCTGACACCCAAGGGCCAGAAGGCAGCCGCGAAGGCCGCAGCAAAGGACGCGAACGAGGCGGCCCCGGTCGTCGAGGACGCCCCCGAGGAGTCGACCAAGATCCAGGTGACGCGGACCAAGGCCAACGCGACCCGTTCGCGCCGCCAGGCCGAGGCGGACCGGATGGAGCGCCTCCACCCGACGCTGACCCCCAAGGAGCAGCGCAAGGCCGCCTCGAGGGCACGCGAGGACGCGCGCGTCCAGGCCCTCGACAAGCAGGAGCGTTCGCCTCAGCGTCAACTCGCACGGGACTACGTCGACACCCGCTGGACGATCAACGAGTTCATGCTGCCGATCTTCATCCTGCTGATGGCGGCCTCGATGGCGACGATGTCGAACATCACGCTGTCGAGCTACATCCTGATGGGCATGTGGGTGGTCATCGGCATGGTCGTGATCAACACGTTCCTGCTCTGGCGGGGGTACAAGAAGTTGCTCGCCGAGCGGCATCCGAGCGCCTCGCCCAAGGGCCTGCTGTTCTACCTGTTCAACCGCTCCATCATGATCCGCCGCTTCCGTCAGCCCGGCCCTCGCATCAAGCGCGGCGACCCGATCTGA
- a CDS encoding leucyl aminopeptidase, producing MSRNIANLTLSKSLPKAVDVVVVGLVTINKDETAAVGVTADLDKAYAAAYGRSVMAMAKAVGASPAADNVTTLPALKDTRVLVVGLEDADVTPERLRRATGNALRTVIGMEGAAGWQVAVSLEASDPELVQATAEGALLGAYRFEKLSETQDAAPVAGITVITGATTTVQKDALAAAAATSTAVCQARDWTNTPPNLLYPATFAEAAKAHLRDARVTVEILDEKALEKAGYGGILAVGGGSARAPRLVRLSYAPRGATRHLALVGKGITFDSGGLDIKPAGQMAGMKCDMSGAAAVIAAIRAIADLGLKVKVTAYAAMAENMPSGSSYRASDVLTMFDGQTVENFNTDAEGRLVMADAIGRAAQDSPDLIVDVATLTGACMVALGMRTAGLMTNGDVTTDRLLDAAEAADEDFWELPITEHTRTLIKSSVADMRSGSGQRWGGAVVAGAFLERFVPEGIEWAHLDIAGPAESEEAYGYVPKGAPAWGSGR from the coding sequence GTGAGTCGAAACATTGCGAACCTGACCCTCAGCAAGTCCCTCCCCAAGGCCGTCGACGTGGTCGTCGTCGGGCTGGTGACGATCAACAAGGACGAGACCGCCGCCGTCGGCGTGACCGCCGACCTCGACAAGGCCTACGCGGCCGCCTACGGGCGCTCCGTGATGGCCATGGCGAAGGCCGTCGGCGCCAGCCCCGCCGCGGACAACGTCACCACGCTGCCCGCGCTCAAGGACACCCGCGTCCTGGTCGTCGGCCTCGAGGACGCCGACGTGACCCCGGAGCGGCTGCGCCGCGCCACCGGGAACGCGCTGCGCACGGTGATCGGCATGGAGGGGGCCGCCGGCTGGCAGGTCGCCGTCTCGCTCGAGGCGAGCGACCCCGAACTCGTGCAGGCCACCGCCGAGGGCGCGCTGCTCGGCGCCTACCGCTTCGAGAAGCTGTCCGAGACCCAGGACGCGGCCCCTGTCGCGGGCATCACGGTCATCACCGGCGCTACGACCACCGTCCAGAAGGACGCGCTCGCCGCTGCCGCCGCCACCTCGACGGCCGTGTGCCAGGCGCGCGACTGGACCAACACTCCCCCGAACCTGCTCTACCCCGCCACCTTCGCCGAGGCGGCAAAAGCCCACCTGCGCGACGCGCGGGTCACCGTCGAGATCCTCGACGAGAAGGCTCTGGAGAAGGCCGGCTACGGCGGCATCCTGGCCGTCGGTGGCGGCTCGGCCCGGGCTCCCCGCCTGGTGCGGTTGAGCTACGCGCCCCGCGGGGCGACCCGGCACCTGGCGCTGGTGGGTAAGGGCATCACGTTCGACTCGGGCGGCCTCGACATCAAGCCCGCGGGCCAGATGGCGGGCATGAAGTGCGACATGTCCGGCGCCGCGGCAGTCATCGCGGCGATCCGCGCGATCGCCGACCTCGGCCTCAAGGTCAAGGTGACCGCCTACGCGGCGATGGCGGAGAACATGCCGTCGGGTTCGTCCTACCGCGCGAGCGATGTGCTGACGATGTTCGACGGACAGACGGTCGAGAACTTCAACACCGACGCGGAGGGCCGCCTCGTGATGGCCGACGCGATCGGGCGCGCCGCGCAGGACTCCCCGGACCTCATCGTCGACGTCGCGACGCTGACCGGCGCCTGCATGGTCGCCCTGGGGATGCGCACGGCGGGCCTGATGACCAACGGCGACGTCACCACCGATCGACTGCTCGACGCCGCCGAGGCTGCGGACGAGGACTTCTGGGAGTTGCCCATCACCGAGCACACCCGCACGCTGATCAAGTCCAGCGTCGCCGACATGCGTTCCGGCTCCGGCCAGCGCTGGGGCGGCGCGGTCGTCGCGGGGGCCTTCCTGGAGCGCTTCGTGCCGGAGGGCATCGAGTGGGCCCACCTGGACATCGCCGGCCCTGCGGAGAGCGAGGAGGCCTACGGCTACGTGCCGAAGGGGGCACCGGCATGGGGGTCAGGACGCTGA
- the lipB gene encoding lipoyl(octanoyl) transferase LipB translates to MLSFEYRGLGEVASLSDYQETWDYQRVVHAAVADGARADHAIYVEHSPVYTAGRRTKESDYPKDGTPVIPVDRGGEITYHGPGQLVGYPIIHLVDGVGVVDYVRALETAIIGLLGGYGIASGRVEGRTGVWLEASAARPERKICAIGVRVARRTTMHGFALNVQSSAERFGNIVPCGISDAGVTSIVEELPGQWSVAGVARDLEPYLRDALAPLRSHAATLAG, encoded by the coding sequence GTGCTGAGCTTCGAGTACCGCGGCCTGGGCGAGGTCGCCTCCCTCTCCGACTACCAGGAGACGTGGGACTACCAGCGCGTCGTGCACGCCGCAGTCGCCGACGGGGCGCGGGCCGACCACGCGATCTACGTCGAGCACTCCCCCGTCTACACCGCAGGAAGGCGCACCAAGGAGTCCGACTACCCCAAGGACGGGACGCCCGTGATCCCCGTCGACCGCGGCGGAGAGATCACCTATCACGGCCCTGGCCAGCTGGTCGGCTACCCGATCATCCACCTGGTCGACGGGGTCGGCGTCGTCGACTACGTGCGGGCCCTCGAAACGGCGATCATCGGGCTGCTTGGCGGCTACGGCATCGCGTCGGGCCGGGTGGAGGGGCGCACCGGGGTGTGGCTCGAGGCCTCCGCAGCGCGACCGGAGCGCAAGATCTGCGCCATCGGCGTCCGGGTGGCGCGCCGCACCACCATGCACGGCTTCGCGCTCAACGTGCAGAGCTCAGCGGAGCGCTTCGGAAACATCGTCCCGTGCGGCATCTCTGACGCCGGCGTCACCTCCATCGTCGAGGAACTGCCTGGCCAGTGGAGCGTGGCAGGGGTCGCGCGCGACCTCGAGCCGTACCTCCGCGACGCGCTCGCCCCGCTGCGCTCGCACGCCGCCACCCTCGCCGGGTAG
- a CDS encoding dihydrolipoyl dehydrogenase, with product MTRDFDVAILGAGSAGYACALRAAQLGLRVALVDEGQVGGTCLHRGCIPTKAWLQAAKVRRTVAKAPSFGVLASLDGVDAAAVKGYADSVVGSLFKGLTGLVASRGITVIPERGRLVSDDGRGPGIETGGRTHRAGAVVIATGAAPVTLGLPVDGTRIITSEEALRLDALPGSAIVLGGGVIGVEFASMWADLGVKVTLLEATDRLLPAEEPGHSRILAKELARRGVDVRLGTSLTEATATDAGVRVLAGDAELTADLLLVAVGRKPSSSGLGLEEAGIGITATGHVVVDERLQTSARGVYAAGDLVSGPQLAHRGYAHGIYLAERIAQLQGAFAGTPTLPRDSDIPRVTYSSPQLASVGLTASQAGADAEVVDYHLTGNGRAQILRAPGEREIGVVRLVRRGGGQIVGMHVIGEDVSELIAEGALLVGWQAAPEDVAGIVHPHPSLGEAVAEANWALAGQPLHMHS from the coding sequence ATGACTCGCGACTTCGACGTGGCCATCCTCGGCGCCGGCTCTGCCGGCTACGCCTGCGCGCTGCGCGCGGCCCAACTGGGCCTGCGCGTCGCCCTGGTGGACGAGGGCCAGGTCGGGGGCACCTGCCTGCACCGCGGCTGCATCCCCACGAAGGCCTGGCTGCAGGCGGCGAAGGTGCGCCGCACCGTCGCCAAGGCCCCGTCCTTCGGGGTGCTCGCCTCCCTGGACGGCGTCGACGCCGCGGCGGTGAAGGGCTACGCCGACTCGGTGGTCGGGTCGCTGTTCAAGGGGCTGACGGGGCTCGTCGCCTCCCGCGGCATCACCGTCATCCCTGAGCGGGGGCGGCTGGTCTCCGACGACGGCAGGGGCCCTGGCATCGAGACCGGCGGCCGGACGCACCGCGCGGGCGCCGTCGTGATCGCCACCGGCGCCGCCCCCGTCACCCTCGGCCTTCCCGTCGACGGCACCCGGATCATCACGAGCGAGGAGGCGCTGCGCCTCGATGCGCTGCCAGGGTCCGCGATCGTGCTCGGCGGCGGCGTGATCGGCGTGGAGTTCGCGTCCATGTGGGCCGACCTGGGCGTCAAGGTCACCCTTCTCGAGGCCACCGACCGGCTGCTGCCCGCCGAGGAACCCGGCCACTCCCGCATCCTCGCCAAGGAACTGGCGCGCCGCGGCGTCGACGTGCGGCTCGGCACCAGCCTCACCGAGGCGACCGCCACCGACGCGGGGGTCAGGGTCTTGGCCGGCGACGCGGAACTGACGGCCGACCTGCTGCTTGTCGCCGTCGGGCGCAAGCCGTCGTCCTCCGGCCTGGGTCTCGAGGAGGCCGGCATCGGCATCACCGCGACCGGCCACGTGGTCGTCGACGAGCGCCTGCAGACCTCGGCGCGCGGCGTGTACGCGGCGGGCGACCTGGTCTCGGGGCCGCAACTGGCGCACCGCGGCTACGCACACGGCATCTATCTCGCCGAACGCATCGCGCAGTTGCAGGGCGCCTTCGCGGGCACCCCGACGCTCCCCCGCGACTCCGACATCCCCCGCGTCACCTACTCAAGCCCGCAACTGGCCTCCGTCGGGCTGACGGCGTCCCAGGCGGGCGCCGACGCCGAGGTCGTCGACTATCACCTGACCGGCAACGGGCGCGCGCAGATCCTCCGGGCCCCTGGTGAGCGCGAGATCGGCGTCGTCAGGTTGGTGCGCAGAGGCGGGGGCCAGATCGTCGGCATGCACGTGATCGGCGAGGACGTCTCCGAACTGATCGCGGAGGGCGCGCTGCTGGTCGGCTGGCAGGCGGCACCGGAGGACGTTGCGGGGATCGTGCATCCACACCCGAGCCTCGGCGAGGCCGTCGCGGAGGCCAACTGGGCTCTGGCGGGCCAACCTCTGCACATGCACTCCTGA
- a CDS encoding DUF554 domain-containing protein: MIVGMGTIVNVSTVVVGALLGIALGNKIPGRTKDTVTAVLGMFTMVLGGFSVVAMNSAPLTEAVGSFAMIVVLASLLVGALLGSWLRIEDRLEQAAAWLRGRFTETGDAARFVDGFVTSTLLFCVGPLAILGSISDGLGRGAEQLYVKAILDGFAAMAFASTLGWGVLASAAAVGLIQGALTLLGYFAGDVLSAAQIDALTAAGGVILIGLGLRLLNLKQIPVGDLLPALVLAPALVPLAALAL; the protein is encoded by the coding sequence GTGATCGTCGGCATGGGCACCATCGTCAACGTGTCCACCGTCGTGGTGGGTGCGCTGCTCGGCATCGCGCTCGGCAACAAGATCCCCGGCCGCACCAAGGACACCGTCACCGCCGTGCTCGGCATGTTCACCATGGTGCTCGGCGGCTTCTCGGTGGTGGCCATGAACTCGGCGCCGCTGACCGAGGCCGTCGGCTCCTTCGCGATGATCGTGGTGCTCGCCTCGCTGCTGGTCGGGGCGCTGCTGGGCTCGTGGCTGCGGATCGAGGACCGGCTGGAGCAGGCGGCCGCCTGGCTCCGGGGACGCTTCACCGAGACAGGGGACGCGGCCCGCTTCGTCGACGGGTTCGTCACCTCGACTCTCCTGTTCTGCGTCGGCCCCCTCGCGATCCTCGGGTCGATCTCCGACGGGTTGGGGCGCGGGGCGGAGCAGCTCTACGTGAAGGCGATCCTGGACGGTTTCGCCGCGATGGCGTTCGCGTCGACGCTCGGCTGGGGCGTACTCGCCTCAGCGGCCGCTGTCGGCCTGATCCAGGGCGCGCTGACGCTGCTCGGCTACTTCGCGGGCGACGTGCTGAGCGCCGCACAGATCGACGCGCTCACCGCCGCCGGCGGCGTGATCCTGATCGGCCTGGGCCTTCGCCTGCTCAACCTCAAGCAGATCCCCGTCGGCGACCTGCTCCCCGCGCTGGTGCTGGCGCCCGCGCTCGTCCCGCTCGCCGCGCTCGCCCTCTGA
- a CDS encoding biotin/lipoyl-containing protein, whose protein sequence is MSTEVTLPALGESVTEGTISRWLKAVGDTVEADEPLLEVSTDKVDTEIPSPVAGTLLEIRFNEDDVAEVGAVLAVIGDAGESAGGAAPTEVSIEAEEAAATAASDATEAEVEPAPAPAPLPRRRPRRPLPRPRRRARRRASR, encoded by the coding sequence ATGTCAACCGAAGTCACCCTCCCAGCTCTGGGCGAATCCGTCACGGAAGGCACCATTTCACGCTGGTTGAAGGCGGTCGGAGACACTGTCGAGGCCGACGAGCCCTTGCTCGAGGTCTCTACCGACAAGGTCGACACCGAGATTCCCAGCCCCGTTGCGGGCACCCTGCTCGAGATCCGGTTCAACGAGGACGACGTGGCCGAGGTCGGCGCCGTGCTCGCGGTGATCGGTGACGCGGGAGAGTCCGCCGGAGGCGCGGCTCCCACTGAGGTCTCGATCGAGGCCGAAGAGGCGGCCGCCACCGCGGCATCCGACGCCACCGAGGCGGAGGTCGAGCCTGCACCGGCTCCCGCCCCGCTCCCGAGGCGGCGCCCGAGGCGGCCCCTGCCGCGCCCGCGCCGTCGGGCCAGGCGCAGGGCGTCGAGGTGA